A section of the Candidatus Tisiphia endosymbiont of Nedyus quadrimaculatus genome encodes:
- a CDS encoding transporter substrate-binding domain-containing protein, translated as MQVLKSIIPIIIIVQNFFTFANPEGSSNQLSNIQDKYFTQCTEEVSDKDNLLVDWYPLEPYQFSHIAQNGHYCVTGLDIELINSISSKISIGVQYTDSVWERAISNIGQGESDMVAGAAYTVERAVFANFSLPYRFEEISLFTLRSAKKHLSFSNINEFLAQIRLLNFRLGITKKALYGDARTTDYLNQGSNNDIIIKYGSNLELFNGLLRNEIDGFLADRISGVALSLNYIKKDQIEEIPTGIKTPVHLMFSKKTVSPNVVARFNDSIEEFVNSDEYKKIVKSYIYHILLPKSIDSEWCYIIGVIGSIAFAISAITISSKTNATLFGTFVLAMLPSLLGCILLDIVIVHQGDNINLLLTPYYTFRVFITVLVGFFTVKLLAYYNKQLYEDSFIQKIWSNTLVICDSLGQASFMIIGVVAVIVQRIEPLEFWGPCFACLTSSAGIILRNLICKHDKNMEYIPREVNFEIFILWGGIFSILLDAYAYNPHYSTIKYFIITVIAGAFVSRFLVHYYNIPNLTFRSDNGGITN; from the coding sequence ATGCAAGTACTTAAAAGTATCATCCCGATTATTATTATTGTGCAAAACTTTTTTACTTTTGCTAATCCTGAGGGCAGTAGTAATCAACTATCTAATATTCAGGACAAATATTTTACTCAATGTACTGAAGAAGTGTCTGATAAAGATAATCTGCTTGTTGATTGGTATCCACTAGAACCCTACCAATTTAGTCATATAGCTCAAAATGGTCACTATTGTGTTACTGGCTTAGATATTGAATTAATCAATAGTATTAGTAGCAAAATTAGCATTGGCGTACAATATACTGATTCTGTGTGGGAGCGAGCAATATCAAATATAGGGCAGGGTGAAAGTGATATGGTGGCAGGAGCTGCTTATACTGTTGAGCGAGCAGTCTTTGCCAATTTTTCTCTTCCATATCGATTTGAAGAAATTTCCTTATTTACTTTACGTTCAGCAAAAAAACATTTGAGTTTTAGTAATATAAATGAATTTTTAGCTCAGATACGTTTACTAAATTTCCGTCTTGGTATAACTAAAAAAGCTCTTTATGGTGATGCAAGAACGACTGACTACCTAAATCAGGGGAGTAATAACGATATTATAATTAAATATGGAAGTAATCTAGAGTTATTTAATGGGCTGCTACGTAATGAAATTGATGGGTTTCTTGCTGACAGAATTTCAGGGGTAGCTCTTTCATTAAACTATATTAAAAAAGATCAAATAGAGGAAATCCCTACTGGTATTAAAACCCCTGTACATTTAATGTTCAGTAAGAAAACTGTATCTCCTAACGTAGTCGCACGGTTTAACGATTCAATTGAAGAATTTGTCAATAGCGATGAATATAAAAAAATCGTTAAAAGCTATATATATCATATTTTATTGCCAAAATCTATTGATTCAGAATGGTGTTATATTATTGGAGTTATAGGGAGTATAGCATTCGCAATTTCTGCTATCACTATATCCTCTAAAACAAATGCCACGTTGTTTGGTACTTTTGTATTAGCGATGTTACCATCTCTATTAGGATGTATTTTACTCGATATTGTAATAGTACACCAGGGTGATAATATAAATCTTCTTTTGACTCCATATTATACTTTCCGTGTTTTTATAACGGTACTTGTTGGCTTCTTTACCGTTAAACTGCTAGCTTATTACAATAAGCAGTTATATGAGGATAGTTTTATCCAAAAAATATGGAGTAATACTCTTGTTATTTGTGATTCTTTAGGGCAAGCATCCTTTATGATAATTGGCGTTGTAGCCGTAATTGTACAAAGAATTGAACCGTTAGAGTTTTGGGGGCCATGTTTTGCGTGTTTGACTTCTAGTGCTGGTATAATACTGCGGAATTTAATTTGTAAGCATGACAAGAATATGGAGTATATACCTAGAGAAGTTAATTTTGAAATATTCATATTATGGGGTGGGATCTTTAGTATATTATTAGATGCTTATGCTTATAATCCTCATTATAGTACAATAAAATACTTTATTATTACGGTAATTGCAGGTGCTTTTGTCAGTAGGTTTTTAGTTCACTACTATAATATTCCAAACTTAACTTTTCGTTCGGATAATGGGGGTATTACGAATTAA
- the xseA gene encoding exodeoxyribonuclease VII large subunit gives MLEEDSFITNLVDQEFSVTEISSKIKELLENNFGYIRVKGEISGLKIATSGHGYFNLKENTAILACTCWRPVLTKIKFVPIDGMEVVARGKLSGYAGNSRYQLSVEVLEPAGLGAIMQILKERQERLAQEGIFNKPKKPLPFLPNKIGVVTSMTGAVIKDIIHRINDRCPSHILIWPVTVQGENAASEIASAISGFNELDKDIKPDVIIVARGGGSIEDLWAFNEEVVVRSVFNSAIPIISAVGHEVDNTLIDLVADRRAPTPTAAAEFAVPVLSNLHYTISSYYDALRSRINQLVKYEQQAVNSNTDIFRSITTYIDYNQQLLDELSFRLTDSLPNLLRFKVAKLDSLNIEILNPLKIVNYQSLELVHQSNYMLKSISTKLKNYEHQLNLNNLLLTSLDYKTVLKRGFTVIKSEDGEFITSKVVASKKQEFNIKFFDGDINVCCKNLE, from the coding sequence ATGTTAGAAGAAGATAGTTTTATTACTAATCTAGTAGATCAGGAATTCTCAGTTACCGAAATTTCTAGTAAAATCAAGGAGTTGCTAGAGAATAATTTTGGTTATATTAGAGTAAAGGGAGAAATCTCTGGTCTTAAGATAGCAACTTCTGGTCATGGTTACTTTAATCTTAAAGAAAATACAGCTATTCTAGCCTGTACTTGTTGGCGTCCTGTACTTACAAAAATTAAGTTTGTACCAATTGATGGTATGGAAGTGGTAGCTAGAGGTAAGCTCTCTGGGTATGCAGGAAATTCACGATATCAGCTATCGGTAGAAGTCCTCGAACCCGCAGGTCTTGGTGCTATCATGCAAATTCTCAAGGAGCGGCAAGAGAGATTAGCACAAGAAGGTATATTCAATAAACCAAAAAAGCCACTACCTTTTCTGCCTAATAAGATTGGGGTGGTTACATCAATGACTGGGGCGGTAATTAAGGACATTATACACCGTATTAATGACCGCTGTCCATCTCATATACTAATATGGCCAGTTACTGTTCAAGGCGAAAATGCTGCAAGTGAAATTGCTAGTGCTATTTCAGGATTTAATGAATTAGATAAAGATATAAAACCCGATGTTATAATTGTTGCAAGAGGAGGGGGGTCTATAGAAGATCTGTGGGCTTTCAATGAAGAGGTAGTAGTACGGAGCGTATTTAATTCAGCTATTCCTATTATTTCTGCAGTTGGACATGAAGTAGATAATACTTTAATCGATTTAGTAGCTGATAGGCGAGCTCCCACACCAACTGCTGCAGCTGAATTTGCTGTACCTGTGCTTTCTAATCTACATTATACAATCAGTTCGTATTATGATGCATTACGCAGTCGTATTAATCAGCTAGTTAAATACGAACAGCAAGCCGTTAACTCCAATACTGATATTTTTAGGAGTATAACTACTTATATAGACTATAATCAACAACTTCTTGATGAACTCAGTTTTAGATTAACAGATTCTTTGCCTAACTTACTCAGATTTAAAGTGGCAAAACTTGACTCACTTAATATAGAAATATTAAATCCTCTAAAAATAGTTAATTATCAGTCGTTAGAATTAGTGCATCAATCTAATTATATGCTAAAATCTATTAGCACTAAGTTAAAAAATTATGAGCATCAATTAAATTTAAATAATTTGCTACTTACAAGTCTAGATTATAAAACTGTACTAAAACGTGGTTTTACGGTAATTAAATCAGAAGATGGAGAATTTATAACATCAAAAGTTGTTGCAAGCAAAAAACAAGAATTTAATATTAAGTTCTTTGACGGTGATATTAATGTATGCTGCAAAAACTTGGAATAG